From Pongo pygmaeus isolate AG05252 chromosome 2, NHGRI_mPonPyg2-v2.0_pri, whole genome shotgun sequence, a single genomic window includes:
- the SPINK8 gene encoding serine protease inhibitor Kazal-type 8, with the protein MKGTCSDAILVLATSMWMAFAIDFPLPMASERGQLDKTIVECLKNINNCWFLSYIKPSEPICGSDQVTYSSDCHLCSKILFEGLNITKLYDGQCENS; encoded by the exons ATGAAGGGGACCTGCTCAGATGCCATCCTTGTTCTAGCTACCTCCATGTGGATGGCCTTTGCAATTG ACTTCCCCCTTCCTATGGCCTCTGAAAGAGGTCAGCTAGACAAAACAATA GTTGAATGCCTCAAGAATATAAATAACTGCTGGTTTTTATCCTACATCAAGCCCAGTGAACCTATTTGTGGCAGTGACCAGGTTACCTACAGTAGTGACTGCCATCTCTGCTCCAAAATTCT atttGAAGGGCTTAACATAACTAAACTGTATGATGGACAATGT GAAAACTCTTGA